GCGTAAAGCCAGCCGGAAAGCGCGGCCACCACGGCCGCAAACACGAAGACGGTAAGCTTGGCGCGCTCGATATTGACACCGAAGGCCTCCGCCGCCTGCGAACCGCCGCGTAGAGCGCGAATGCCGCGCCCGACGCGACTGTCGAGCAGGTTCTGTGCGCCGATCGCCACCGCGATGACGAAGATCCAGATGATGTAATAGATCGAACTGCTGCTCATCAGCGCTTCGCCGCCAAGCGATAGCGGCGGTATGCCTGAAATTCCGTCATAACGGCCGAGAAGTTCGATGCGGCCGAACAGGTAATAAATCGCAAGACCCCAGGCGATGGTGCCAAGCGGCAGGTAGTGGCCAGATAGCCGAACCGTCATCAAGCCCAGCGGCAAAGCGACAACCGCGCCGACGAGGAGGGACAGCGGCAAGGTCAGCCAGGGCGAGAAACCGTAGGCAGAGGTCAGAACCGCCGTCGTATAGGCGCCGAAACCACAGAATGCTGCCTGACCGAAAGAGGTCATGCCGCCGACGCCGGTCAACAGCACGAGCCCGATGGCCACAAGCGAAGCAAGGCCGATATTGTTGGCGAGCGTCACCCAGAAGGGCGGAACAGGCAGAAGCGGAAAGATGGCGACGAGAAAAAGCGCAGCTACCGCGGGATAAAGATGTTTACCTAAGGTCATGTCACTCTTCCTCATGATGGCTTGCGCCGAAGGAAAGCCAGATCAAAACGGGCACGATGAGGCCGAACACGATGATCTCCTTGAAGTCGCTAGCAAAAAAGGAGGCGAAAGCCTCGATGAGTCCAACGCCCACCGCCGCAACCGCCGTGACGGGAAAGCTCGCCATGCCGCCGAGAATGGCAGCGACAAAACCCTTGAGACCAATGAGGAAGCCCGTATCGTAGAAGATGGTCGTGATTGGCCCGATCAATACGCCCGAAATCGCGGCTATGGCTGCGGCCAGCACAAAGGCGGTGACGCCGGTGAGTTCCGTTCGAACACCGACGAGACGGGCGCCGAGCCGGTTGATCGCCGTTGCTTTCAGCGCCTTGCCGAGCAGTGTCTTTTCGAAAAACAGGTAAAGACCGATCATGACGAGGATGGTCGCGAGATAGATGAAAATGCTCTGGGCAGTAACGAGCATTGGCCCCAGCGTGAAACCACCATCACTGAGCGCCGCCGCGCGCAGGCCTTCCGGACCGAAGAAAGCGAGCCCGAGGCCCATCAACGCCAGATGCACACCGACGGAGGCAATCAGCAGAACGAGAACGGAAGCATCGGAAAGCGGCCGGTAGGCGATGCGATAGACGTAATATCCCATGGGCGCGATGATCGCGATGGTAATCATGGCACGCAGGAACGAGGGGAGCTGCATGGGCGCCAGAATTGCGACGAGCCCGTAAATCGCGCCGGGCAGGGCAAGGTTGACGGCAAGCGCCTGCAACAGTCGCGGAAGGCGCATGTCCCGCCGCATTGCCCACAGATCCAGCACAAGAGCGACGACGCCCATGCACAGCAGCAGGTTCAGCGTGCCCGGCACACGGCCGGCATCCAGCAGCGCCAGGGTCAAAGCGCCATGGGCGACGAACTCACCCTGCGGAATGAAGATCACCCGCGTGACCGAGAAAACCAGAACGATGGCAAGGCCCAGCAGCGCATAAATCGCGCCGTTGGTGACGCCGTCCTGGATCAGGAAAGTGGCAATTGTCGCGTCCAAAATACACCCTTTGGTTTGGCCTTGCGTGATGCGCGATGGGCATTTTCGATGACCGGCGAACTGCCATCGGGCTCGCCGGGTCTGCGGCTGCGCGTTCGAGCCGGGAGCAGGCTCCCGGCCCGTCTTGAATGGGGAGCTTTATTTATTGTCCGGCAGCAACACGAATTTGCCGTCGGCCGCTGTCAGCAACACGACCCCGCGCTGGTCGAGCCCGTAATGATTGTCGGCGGTGAATTCGTAGACGCCGTGGGTGGCGTTATACGGACCGCTGGTCTCAATGGCGTCGCGAAGGGCGGCGCGGAATTCGGCAGTGCCGGGCTTTGCCTTTTTCAACGCCACCGGAACGGCCTTCTTGAGGATCACCATGACGTCCCAGACATGCGAGCCGAACTGGGTGCGGGTGTTGGGGCCGAACTTGCCTTCGAAAGCCTTGAGATAAGCGAGGCCTTCCTGTTTGGTCGGCGCGCTGTCCGGCTGATCTTCCGCGACCATGACCGGACCGGACGCAAACACGGTATTGTCGACGGCCTTGCCGGCAATGCGCAGGAAATCGAATGTTACGGCGCCGGAAACGACATAGACCTTGCCCTTGAAACCGCGCTCGCGCACCCCGATCTGGGGCAGGGCGGCGCCCGTGCCGGAAGCGCCGATGAAGATGGCGTCCGGACGTGCGGCAAGCGACTTCAGCACCTGACCCGAAACGGACGTGTCGGCGCGCGCATAACGCTCCTCCGCGACCAGTTCGAGGCCGTAGTCCTTGCCGGTAGCCTTCAGCGCATCGACCCATTGTTGGCCGTAGGAATCGGCAAAACCGATAAAGGCGACACGTTTGACGCCGTCCTTCTGCATGCGCGCAAACATGCTCTTCACCAGAACCGTGGAAAATTGCGGCATGACGAAGTTCCATTTCTTCGTTGCCGTCGGCGGGATCGGCGACAGCGCGAAATGCGGAACTTCCGTCTCATTGGCAACGCCGGCGACGGCAATGGCTGCCGGCGTCAGCGCCGAACCGACGATAACATCGACCTTGTCGTCACTGGCAAAACGCCGGGCATTGGTGGTTGCGACGGACGGATCGCCGGCATCGTCGAGCAGGATGACCTTCAGCTTTTCGCCATCAATATCGGCCGGCCAGAATTCGATCGATTGCTTGAGCGGAATGCCGAGCGCAGCACCCGGCCCAGTGGTTGGTATGGTCACGCCGATGGTCACATCGGCAAAGGCGGAGCCTGCTGTGATCGTCAAGGCGACGGCAGTTGCCATCCATGTGTTGATGCGTTTATTCATTGTCTTCCCTCCCAATGATCGGGCGTCGGTGACAGCCCTGAAAAATGCGTCTCATTCTTTTCGTGACGTCAGGCCGCTTTTCCCGTCCGCCGTGCCTGCGCATCCGCGACGCCTTCGACCCGCACGGTCATCCATGCGGCGAATGCCTCCCAGGCGGCGTTCAGATAGTTGTTGGCCTGCCAGAGGCCGGTTTCCGGCTCGTTTTCCAGCGCCGCCATGCGTCGGCTCTCGGCCTCGAAAGCATCCAGCACGGATGCTGCCGCTTTGGTTTTGTCGGACCGGTAATCAGCGAGTTCGCTGCGGGCGCGTTTCAGAAAAACGTCGAGACCCTTTCCGCCTTCCCGCCACAGCCGCCTTGTCAGAAGGTCGATCGCCTGCATGCCGGTGGTGCCTTCATAGATCGTCATCACCCGGGCATCGCGCAGATATTGCTCAAGCGGCCATTCCCGGGTGTAACCCGCACCGCCAAGTATCTGGATGGCCTGATTGGAGACGGTGAAGCCGGCATCCGCACCGAAATTCTTGACAAGCGGCAGCAGCCAGCGCGAGAGCGCCTGCAAATCGCCGCGCAGCTCTTCCTTCGGCTCCATGCGGGCAAGATCCATGACTGTTGCGAGTTCCAGTGTTGCTGCCCGCAATGTTTCCGTGCGCAGGCGGGCTTCCTGAAGCTGGCGGCGAATATCGGGGTGGTGTGCGATGGCGACGGCGGGTTTTGCCGGATCGCCGCCTTGTTGGCGCTCCTGCGCATAGGTTTCGGCAATATCGATGGCGGCCGAGGCCAGTCCCAGCCCCTGACAGCCGGTCTGCAACCGCATCAATTCGATCATGGCGAAAAGCTGCGCCAGCCCGCGCCCTTCCTCACCCAGTAAGAGGCCGCGGGCACCGTCGAAACGCAGCGCGCAGGTGGGCGAGCCGTGCAGCCCCATTTTTTCCTCGATCCGCTCGACGGTGACGCCGTTGCGTTCGCCATCGATCTCATCCGGCACAAGGAAAAGGCTGAGGCCGCGCGTCCCGGTTTCTTCGCCGGTGCGGGCGAGAAGACAATGGCCGATACGCATCGCCATGTCATGGTCGCCGAAGGATATCCAGATTTTCCGACCCTCGATGCGCCATGCGCCTTCCCTGAAGACGGCGCGACTGCGCAGACGGGCGAGGTCGGAACCGGCATCAGGCTCGGAAATGCAGATGGTGGCAGCCCATTCCCCCGCCGCAAGGCGCGGCACCCATTCGTCCGCAACGGCTCCTTCCGCGGTCTCGGCAAGAAGGTGACAGGCGGCGCGGGTCGAGCCTGACGCCATCATCAGCGCCACGCAGCCCCGTTCGAAAAGTGGAGCGCAGGCGGCCTGTAACACCAGCGGCAGAGCCTGACCGCCGAAGCGTTCCGGCACATCCATGGCCAGCCAGCCATCGCCCGCATGCCGCCGAAAAGCATCGGCAAAACCGGTGGGAACGCGAACGCGGCCATCGACCACGGTGCAGCCTTCACGATCGGCGGGTGTATTGAGCGGTTCAAGCACGGTTTCGGCAAAACGCGCCGCTTCGTTGAGGATGGCCACTACCAGGGCATCATCGCAATCGCCACGGAGAGACTGGATGCGACGCCAGCCGGACGTTGCCTTCAGAAGCTCCATCGTGCGGGCCGCCTGGGTTGAAAAACTCATCACATCACCGCGGCTGCATGCGGATCGCGCCATCCAGCCGGATGACTTCACCGTTCATGTAATCGTTCTCGATGAGAAAGCGCACCGTATCGGCGAATTCGGCTGGATCGCCGAGCCGGGAAGGGTGGGGTATCTGGCCCGCAAGGCTCTCCTGAACCTCCTGCGGCAATCCCTGAAGCAGGGGGGTCAGGAAAATGCCGGGCGCCACGGTGTTCACCCGAATGCGGAAGCGGGCAAGTTCGCGTGCTGCGGGCAGGGCGAGTGAAACGATGCCGCCTTTCGACGCGGCATAGGCCGCTTGCCCGATCTGGCCCTCGAAAGCGGCAACCGACGCCGTGTTGACGATCACACCATTGTCTTGGCGACTGTCTTGGCCTTCATCCTGTTCCCTCTCAGCCATGTGAGCGGCCGCAAGCCGCATCATGTTGAAGGTGCCGATCAGGTTGACGCGGATGACCTGTTCGAAATCGCCAAGCGGTTGCGGCCCTTCGCGACCGAGAATTCGACCCGCGGTGCCGATGCCCGCGCAATTGACGAGAATACGAAGGCCGCCTTTGGCGGAAGCGGCTACCTTTATTGCCGCCTGCGCATCGGCGTCGCTTGTCACATCGCCTTGAACGGCCTTACCGCCGATCTCCGCCGCCAGCTTTTTGCCGGCTTCGCCGTTACGGTCAAAAATGGTGACCGCCGCGCCGCGAGCCGCGAGCATTCGCGCCACGGCCGCCCCGAGGCCGGATGCCGCACCCGTGACGAGTGCGCCTGCGCCTTCGATATTCATGCTGCTACCTCTCTGCCAACGGTGATGACCTGCGGCGTGTCGCCGTAAAGTGACTCTACGAGCTCCTTGCGATGCAGAAGCACGGCGCGCTGGTTGATCGATCCCTTGTCCGTAACCTCGCCTTTCTCGAAGCGCAGCGCGTCTTCCATCACGAGAATGCGCATGACGCGGCTTGCGGAACCGCTCGCCTGTTTTTGATGCGCCGAAAGCTTCGCGACAATCTGCGCCCTGACACTCGGGTGCCGGATGATCTCCGCATCGGAGAGATGTTGCGAACCGCGAACAAGCTCACGTAGCGCCGGTATGAATGGCACGACGAGAGCGCCCAGTTCGGCCCGGTTTTCGCCCGTTATGACGGCATCACGGATCAGCCCGGCGAACATGTTGACTAATTGCGCGCGCAAAGGCCCGACGGCCACCCAGGTGCCGGTCTGCAGCTTGAAGTTTTCCGCCATGCGGCCATCGAAATAAAAGCCGCGGCGCGGATCGTCCGCGACGGCAAATTTGACGGTATCGCCGATTCGATAGAACCCTTCCTCGTCGAAGGCTGCCGCCGTCAATTCGCCATTACGCCAGTAACCGGGCGTGATGTTCGGGCCTTTCAGCCGTAATTCGTACCGGCCATCGAAGGGCACGAGTTTCATCGTCACGCCCTGCGCCGGGATACCGATATTGCCGGGCTTGTCCTGCGGTTCGGTGCAGAACAGCGAGAAGGGTGCCGTCTCCGTCGAGCCGAGGCCGGCACCCATGAGAACCGCATGGCCGACCGTTGCCATGGAAAGCTCCGTCAGCGCATCCCATGTGTGCTGCGCCATGCCGGCACCGGCATACATCAGCATCTTCAGGTCGCGAAAAAAGCTGCGGCACAGCGCCTCGTCCTTGCGCATTGCCTGGACCAGCATTTCGTGGCCAGCGGGAACGTTGAAATACCAGGTGGGCGATATGTCCCGGAGATTGTCCAGTGTCTGGCCGATCTGCGCCGGGCTGGGCTTGCCGCGATCGATATAATAGGTACCGCCATTATAGAGGACGAGGTTGAACACCTTGTTCCCCGCGGCCGTGTGGTTCCATGGCGCCCAATCAACGACGACCGGCGGCTCCTCGCGAAAGTAGCCATAACAATCGGCAATCATTTCCTGATTGGAGCACAACATGCGTTGCGTCTGGATGACCGCTTTGGGCGAACCAGTCGTGCCTGACGTGAAAAGGAATTTGGCGACGGTATCCGGCCCGACCGCATCGAAAGCACGATCAACCGCTTCGGTCGGCTCCGTTTCAAGCAGGGTTTCGAAATGAAACGTATTGGAACGATCTTCCGGCAGGTTGCGGAGGCCGACCAGCGGTGTACCGTCGTCGAAAACCTCGCCGAGCGCCCGGCGAAAGGGCGTCGCATCCTCGGCAAAAACCATCCCCGGGGTGATCTGCCCGCGGATGTCGGCGAGTTTGGTGAGATCGGCCGACGTGGCATAGGCCGGCGTGATGGCAGCCGAGGCGATACCGACATGCTGGGCCGCAAGCACCATCAACGCATGCTCGATGGAATTTTCAGAAAGCACCAGCAGCGGCCTCTCGACCGAAAGGTCATGATCGAGAAGGAACTGGCCGATACGCCGTATCTTGTCGAGAGCCTCGGCGTAGCTGACCCGGCGCCATGGCTCGCGACCCTGACGGTCGGCCATCCATGTGCGCTCCGGTGCCGAACGACACCAGTGAAGGAGACGCTCATTCAATTTCTGCGGATAGGGGCCAAGCGGATCGTTCCGCCAGATCATGATCTCGCCGTTCGGCCGCTTCTCCCATGCGACATCTGGCGACCAAAGTTTCACACTCATCGTCACGACCTCCTCCCAGACGTCATTTACGCGAACCGTACGAATAATCTTTTGTCAAAAAAATGATTACAAGAAAATAATATCCTTGTAAACAAAATGCGGAAGATAGATTGTATATGAGACGAAATTATCGGAGACCTCGCCATGAGCGAAAAAATGACAGAAGAATTTGTCTCTTACGAATTGCGGGGTGACATCGCCCTTGTTGGCCTCAACAGGCCACAAAAGCGCAACGCCATCAGTGACCGTTTCGTTGAGGCTATTGCCGCCGCCGCCGCGCGGGCGGAAAACGAAGCCCGTGCCGCCGTCATTTTCGGTCATGGCGATCATTTCTGCGCCGGTCTCGATCTTGGCGAACATATCCACAAGACGCCGATCGAAGGCGTGCGCGGCTCCCGCCGCTGGCACGCCGTGTTCTCGCAGATCGAGCATGGCACCATACCGTGGGTTTCCGCCCTGCATGGCGCGGTCGTCGGCGGTGGGTTGGAGCTGGCCGCCTCGACCCATCTGCGGGTTGCCGACGAAAGCGCCTTCTTTGCGTTGCCCGAGGGCCAACGCGGCATTTTCGTTGGGGGAGGCGGATCCGTCCGCATCGCGCGGCTGCTGGGGGTCGCCCGCATGAGCGACATGATGCTGACTGGACGGGTCGCTTCGTCCGCCGAAGCCGAACGCTGGAACCTTGTGCAATATGCTGTGCCGCGCGGCGAAGCGCTTGCGAAGGCGCAGGAGCTCGCCACCATTGCAGCGTCCAATGCACCTTTGTCCAACTATGCCGTTATCAACGCGCTTCCCCGCATTCAGGATATGGCCAAGGAGGACGGGCTGTTCGTCGAGTCCTTCATTTCCTCCTTCACGGCGGCCAGCCCCGAAGCCGAAGAACGCCTGCGCGCCTTTCTTGAAAAACGCGCTACGCGGCTGAAAGCACCGGACACGACGGCCTGACGGCACTGTCCTCAAGCCATCTCGCAATATCGCCTGAGAATAAGCTTTCTCAGGCGACATTGGCCAGCGTCCCGGTGGAGGCATGTTTCTTCATCCACTCGGCAGAGGGCTTGATGCCGCCGAGCGGAAAAATATGGACATGCTCGATGAGACTATCGGGATTTGCCGCCTTGTGGTCGATAAGTTCGGCGATGAAATCGGTCGGCTCGTAAGGAACGAAGAGCCTCGAAAGATCAAGCGCGCGCTTCTGCAGCACCTTCAGAGACGGCCCAACGCCGCAGGCGATTGCGAATTTGATCAATGTCTGCAGTTTTGTCGGACCAGCAATACCGACGTGAACAGGAATTGTCACACCCATATTCCCGATGCGTTTTGCCCATTCGATAACCACCTTCGCTTCGAAGGCGAATTGGGTCGTCAGGGCAAGCCGGGCGTCGGTGCGGCTGGCGAAATCCTGCTTCCACAACAAGGCCTGATCGACACCTCTTGAAGAGCCATCGCTGTCTATGTCGCGATTACCCTCGGGATGGCCGGCCAGATGAAGGTGGGTAAACCCCATCTTGTCGAAGAGGCCCGTCTCAATCATGTCGATCGAGCTCGAAAAACTGCCAGCGGGCTGTTTCTGGCCGCCACCCAGCAGCAGCGCCTGCGTCACGCCGGCCTCGCCCTGGTAACGCTTCAGCCAGTCCTCCAGCTCGTTTTTGCCGCTGATGCCACGCGCCGGCAGATGCGGCATCACGGGAAAGCCTTCGTCATGCAAGCGCTTTGCGGTGGATACCATGTCGGCTATCGGCGTTCCGTCTATGTGGGCGATGTAAACCCGCGTGCCATCAGGCAGAATATTTCTGAAATCATCGATCTTTGCCGCAGTGCGCGGCATGACCTCGATCGACCAGCCAGCCAGGATGTTGCTAGATCTGACAACATCTCCGTCGGCACCGGAATTATCCCAAAAACTCGACCAACCCATCGCTTTCTCCCTTAGCGAGACCTGATTATGTATACATGAAACGGCTACTTCAATCAAAATTTTGCGAAAAACCAAGAATATTGACGAATTATTTAATCTTAATTAGATTGAATGAATACATGTTGATGCGATGGTGTCGGTTTAGCCTATGATTTCTGTGCGATTTCAAAGGGAGGCGGCATGTCCTGTCGGTGGTGAAGTTCTGTGTCCTGTTGCTTGAGTTGCTAATGTATACATGGCATGTCGCTTGAATAAGCGTGCTCGATGTCGTTGATGGCGGCGCTCCGGTGGATGGAAGGGGTGAGATATGAGGCAGGTGGATGCTGCGACACATGGCGGCCGGGCGGTGATCGAACTCAGGGAAAAAATCCTGAGTGGCGAATTGCCTGGCGGCATGCGGCTCTTCGAAGTGTCGACCGCCGAGCTTCTGGATATTTCCCGAACTCCGGTGCGCGAAGCGCTGTCACGCCTCACGGAAGAAGGTTTGCTTAATCGTCTGCCGGGCGGCGGATTTGTTGTGCGCCGCTTTGGTTTTGCGGATGTCGTGGATGCCATTGAAGTACGTGGCGTCATGGAGGGTACGGCGGCGCGGCTTGCCGCTGAGCGCGGTGTCTCGAAAGTGGCGCTGGAGGAGATCGATGCCACTGTCCAGCAATTGGACCTGTGCTTCGGTGATCGTGTCGATGACGTCGATTTCGATGGTTACGCAGCGCTCAATCGGATTTTTCATCATCAACTGGCGGCGCTCTGCGGCAGTGAGATGATTCGCCGCGAGGTCGAGCGCGCAAGCTCCCTGCCTTTTGCGTCCCCTTCGGCCTTTCTGCCCGACAAGGCGAATATTGGCGCCTTTCGCCGCTCGCTGCGAGGCGCACAGGAGCAGCACAAGGCGATAGTCGCGGCAATCGTGGCGCGGGAAGGCGCGCGCGCGGAGGCTGTGGCGCGGGAGCATTCCCGCACAGCACGCACCAATCTTGAATACATGATCCGCGAAGCGCCTGAACTGATTGCGCAGGTTCCGGGTCTCGCACTCATCAGCGACTAAGCGGCGGAAATCGCTGCAAATCCAGGGGTGGCGCCTTTTGGCGCCGCCTTTATTTTTGTCGACACCCTCCCTGACGCGGTAATTTTGCGCTTGCAATTTATCAAAGCACAGCGTTTCATGTATACATAGATGCGATTGCCAGGGAGGAGATGACAATGGCAAATTCCAGTCTGACCGAGGTTTTGAAGCAATATCCGAACCCCGTTGAAATGCTCCGCAACTCAAAAATCGGAATGTATGTATACCCGGTTGTCGCCGGTGAGTTCAGCAACTGGCGTTCCGAGCAGGCCGCATGGCGCGAGGGTGCCGTGTTGTTTGACCAGTCCCACCACATGGACGAATTGATCGTTGAAGGGCCCGATGCGGAGAAATTCCTTGCCTATCACGGCATCAACTCCTTTTCGAATTTCGATCTCAACCGCGCCAAGCATTTCGTTCCGGTAACTCCTGATGGTCACGTCATTGGTGACCACATCATTTTCCGCGAGCGTCAGGACAAGTTCATCCTCGTCGGCCGCGCTCCGACCTCGAGCTGGCTGATGTTCTGCGCTGCCTATGGCAAGTGGAATGTGCGTATCAAGCATGATCCTCGGTCTCCGTCGCGGCCGGAAGGCGAGCGTGTGCTTCGCACCCACTACCGCTACCAGATCCAGGGACCGGATGCCCCGAAGATCTTCGAGAAGATGAATGGTGGGCCGATCCCGGATATCAAGTTCTTCCATGTCGACTGGATCAATATCGGCTCGAAGAAAGTACAGGCGCTGCGTCACGGCATGTCCGGCGCGCCCGGTCTCGAAGTATGGGGACCGTATGAGGACAAGAGCTACATCCTGTCCTGCATCCTCGAGGCAGCCAAACAGGCCGGCGTCAATCTCGTGCGCTGCGGCAGCCGGGCCTATTCCACCAACACGCTCGAATCGGGCTGGATCCCGTCGCCTCTGCCGGGCATTTACACCGGCGACGGCATGCTGAAGGATTATCGCGACTGGCTGGGCGCGGATAGCTACGAGGCCACGGGCGCGATCGGCGGAAGCTTCGTTTCCGAGAATATCGAGGACTATTACGTCAATCCGTTCGAACTCGGTTATGACTTCTATATTGGCTGGAAGAAGGACGATTTCATTGGCAAGTCGGCGCTCGAGGCCATGAAGGGCAAAACGCATCGCAAGAAGGTGACCTTCGAATGGAATGCAGAGGATGTCGTTGACGTCATCGCCTCAGCCTTCCGTCCTGGCGAAGACCATTACAAGTGGATCGATTTCCCGCAGGCCAATTACGCTTCGACGGGCGCAGACCTTATCCTGAAGGGCGGCAAACATGTGGGGATGTCGATGTTCACCGGCTATTCCTATAATGAGCGCTGCATATTGTCGCTCGGCATCGTCGACAATGACATCCAGATCGGCGACGTTCTCACGCTTGTCTGGGGCGAGCCAGATGGCGGCTCCGCCAAGACCTCGACGGAGCGCCACAAGCAGAAGGAAATCCGCGTCCGCGTTTCAGAAACGCCTTACGCCGCGGAAGCACGCGACAATTACGCCGACAGCTGGCGCACCAAAAAGGCGTCCTGAGAAGGCTCCGTCTGCCCGCGCCCGTTCGCGCGGCACCATATGAAGCGATCAAAAAAAACAAGGCCCGCCGGAACCGGTGGGCCTTTGCTATTGTGAAAAGCAGGAGCGCCGCGTCGCTCTCAAATCTCAAAGGTCCGTTTCTTTCAAAAAAGCCCCGGCTCGACGCCGAGGCTTTAATCTCTGCTTTGCAGACTGAGGCTACAGTTTTAGCAGCCTGCGTGCATTTTCCTTGAGGATGAGCGGCCGAACTTCGTCCTTTATCGAAATATTGGCGAAGTCGTTGAGCCAGCGCTCCGGCGTCATTGCCGGCCAATCCGAGCCGAACAGCATTTTGTGTTTCAGGAGCGAATTGGCATATTGCACCAGGATCGGCGGGAAATATTTAGGCGACCAGCCGGACATATCGATATAGACATTCGGCTTGTGGGTGGCGACTGACAGCGCCTCTTCCTGCCAGGGGAAGGAAGGATGTGCGAGGATGATCGGCATGTCGGGAAAATCCACCGCCACATCATCGAGGTGGATCGGGTTCGAAAATTTGAGCCGCATTGCCATGCCGCCGCGAAGACCAGCGCCAACGCCGGTCTGCCCGGTGTGAAAAAGCGTAATCGCGCCTTCCTCGGCAATGGCTTCGTAAAGCGGATAGGCCATCCGGTCATTCGGGTAAAAACCCTGCATCGTCGGATGGAATTTGAAACCCTTTACCCCGAATTCGCGCACAAGCCGTCGTGCCTCGCGCGCGCCGGCCTTGCCCTTGGCGGGATCGATCGATGCGAAAGGGATCATGATATCGCTGTTCTCGGCGGCGATCTTCGCCACCTCTTCATTTTCGTAACGTCGAAAACCGGTCTCCCGCTCCGCGTCGACCGGAAAGATCACACAGCCGATCTTGCGCTCACGATAATAGGCGGCGGTTTCCTGCACGGTCGGCAACATGCCCTTGTGGCCGGCGGGGTTCTTGAAATATTTCGCCATGCCCGCCTGGAATTCATCGTAACCATCGTCGCGCGGGCCACAGCAGGGCTCCTCCGCATGGGTATGCACATCGATGGCAATAAGTTCATCAATATTCACGGCCTGTTCCTCCCAAATTCATACCTAGAAA
This window of the Agrobacterium fabrum str. C58 genome carries:
- a CDS encoding GntR family transcriptional regulator, which produces MRQVDAATHGGRAVIELREKILSGELPGGMRLFEVSTAELLDISRTPVREALSRLTEEGLLNRLPGGGFVVRRFGFADVVDAIEVRGVMEGTAARLAAERGVSKVALEEIDATVQQLDLCFGDRVDDVDFDGYAALNRIFHHQLAALCGSEMIRREVERASSLPFASPSAFLPDKANIGAFRRSLRGAQEQHKAIVAAIVAREGARAEAVAREHSRTARTNLEYMIREAPELIAQVPGLALISD
- the ligM gene encoding vanillate/3-O-methylgallate O-demethylase — translated: MANSSLTEVLKQYPNPVEMLRNSKIGMYVYPVVAGEFSNWRSEQAAWREGAVLFDQSHHMDELIVEGPDAEKFLAYHGINSFSNFDLNRAKHFVPVTPDGHVIGDHIIFRERQDKFILVGRAPTSSWLMFCAAYGKWNVRIKHDPRSPSRPEGERVLRTHYRYQIQGPDAPKIFEKMNGGPIPDIKFFHVDWINIGSKKVQALRHGMSGAPGLEVWGPYEDKSYILSCILEAAKQAGVNLVRCGSRAYSTNTLESGWIPSPLPGIYTGDGMLKDYRDWLGADSYEATGAIGGSFVSENIEDYYVNPFELGYDFYIGWKKDDFIGKSALEAMKGKTHRKKVTFEWNAEDVVDVIASAFRPGEDHYKWIDFPQANYASTGADLILKGGKHVGMSMFTGYSYNERCILSLGIVDNDIQIGDVLTLVWGEPDGGSAKTSTERHKQKEIRVRVSETPYAAEARDNYADSWRTKKAS
- a CDS encoding 4-hydroxyphenyl-beta-ketoacyl-CoA hydrolase yields the protein MNIDELIAIDVHTHAEEPCCGPRDDGYDEFQAGMAKYFKNPAGHKGMLPTVQETAAYYRERKIGCVIFPVDAERETGFRRYENEEVAKIAAENSDIMIPFASIDPAKGKAGAREARRLVREFGVKGFKFHPTMQGFYPNDRMAYPLYEAIAEEGAITLFHTGQTGVGAGLRGGMAMRLKFSNPIHLDDVAVDFPDMPIILAHPSFPWQEEALSVATHKPNVYIDMSGWSPKYFPPILVQYANSLLKHKMLFGSDWPAMTPERWLNDFANISIKDEVRPLILKENARRLLKL